Proteins from a genomic interval of Candidatus Babela massiliensis:
- a CDS encoding alanine/glycine:cation symporter family protein: MNVLLSCYSFILNFHSYLAVPSVIIFLSVAIILTIKMGFPQFRAFTRFKELLKNGVKEQYNSKVNSISPMQALFTSLSTTIGIGNIVGPSIAISLGGPGALFWLIVYIFLGSVTKLVEVTFAVYSRKVSQNGNIVGGPTQYLSMINPYLGKWYAILTIFLFTIWSSIQVNTISCIGYTEGIPKWITGLVAVLILLFVLLGGVKRISSILSKLVPFLFIIYFVFALFILFKDINALINAFKSILLCAFSSNSICGGILGISFFNALKEGTYKGIFITESGLGTSSIAHALSDVKRPVDQGILAMYSSFTNIVLCLLSGLITLVTGVWSSNEITNTLVYQAFKMHSPSFVIQIILIMSLFLFVITSLIGNTFNGGQSFAAVTNDKYMKVYYIIASIVAFSGALAKMTFLWNLMDVVLAFVAILNLTGLLILAFKHSDVLKI; the protein is encoded by the coding sequence ATGAATGTTCTTTTATCTTGTTATTCTTTTATTTTAAACTTTCACTCTTATTTGGCAGTTCCTTCAGTTATTATATTTTTGAGTGTTGCTATTATTTTAACTATCAAAATGGGATTTCCTCAGTTTAGAGCTTTTACAAGATTTAAAGAATTATTAAAGAATGGGGTCAAAGAACAATATAACTCAAAAGTTAACAGTATTAGTCCCATGCAGGCTTTATTTACTTCTCTTTCGACTACAATTGGTATAGGCAATATTGTTGGACCTTCCATTGCTATAAGTTTAGGAGGACCTGGAGCTCTTTTTTGGTTAATAGTTTATATATTTCTTGGTTCTGTTACTAAATTAGTAGAAGTAACTTTTGCTGTTTATTCCCGAAAAGTTTCTCAAAATGGCAACATAGTAGGTGGTCCTACTCAATATTTAAGTATGATTAATCCATATTTAGGTAAGTGGTATGCGATTTTAACTATTTTTTTATTTACTATCTGGTCTAGCATTCAAGTTAATACTATTTCTTGTATAGGTTATACTGAAGGTATTCCTAAATGGATAACTGGATTAGTTGCTGTTTTAATTTTGCTATTTGTTCTTTTGGGGGGAGTTAAAAGAATTAGCTCTATTTTAAGTAAACTGGTTCCCTTTTTATTCATTATTTATTTTGTTTTTGCTCTTTTTATACTATTTAAAGATATTAATGCATTGATTAATGCTTTTAAAAGTATTTTATTATGTGCATTTTCTAGTAATTCAATATGTGGCGGTATTCTTGGTATTTCATTTTTTAATGCGTTAAAAGAAGGAACTTACAAGGGGATATTTATAACAGAATCTGGTCTTGGTACTTCTTCTATTGCTCATGCATTATCAGATGTTAAAAGGCCTGTAGATCAAGGTATTTTGGCTATGTATTCAAGCTTTACTAACATTGTTCTATGTTTACTTTCAGGTCTTATTACTCTTGTGACAGGAGTTTGGTCTTCTAATGAAATAACCAATACTTTAGTATATCAAGCATTTAAAATGCATTCTCCTTCTTTTGTAATTCAAATTATTTTAATTATGAGTTTGTTTCTTTTTGTTATTACATCTTTAATAGGAAATACTTTTAATGGGGGTCAAAGTTTTGCTGCTGTAACTAATGATAAATATATGAAAGTATATTATATAATAGCAAGTATAGTTGCATTTTCGGGAGCTCTTGCAAAAATGACATTTTTATGGAATCTGATGGATGTAGTGTTAGCCTTTGTTGCTATCTTGAACTTAACCGGATTGTTAATTTTAGCTTTTAAGCATAGTGATGTATTGAAGATTTAA
- the ruvA gene encoding Holliday junction branch migration protein RuvA has protein sequence MINYLSGIVSNIESQVITIKNCGFGFLVSVPNETIYAINQEVNLEIYFYWSQENGPQFFGFESKSQRDIFSLLISCSGVGPKLALLILSQMSPSDFLNAIVFADVKALSSINGIGSKKAEMLIMQLKDKVDKISYSKDKDVAITKLKEVSDVLTSLNYSKPEISIALDSIKKDPNFSNFTFDELLRKSLSTLVKKY, from the coding sequence ATGATCAACTATTTATCAGGAATAGTTAGTAACATAGAATCTCAAGTTATTACTATTAAAAATTGCGGATTTGGTTTTTTGGTATCGGTTCCAAATGAAACAATTTATGCTATTAATCAAGAAGTTAATTTGGAAATATATTTTTATTGGAGTCAAGAAAATGGGCCACAATTTTTTGGATTTGAATCTAAATCTCAAAGAGATATATTTTCTTTATTAATAAGTTGTTCTGGTGTAGGTCCTAAATTGGCACTTTTGATATTAAGTCAAATGAGTCCTTCAGATTTTTTGAATGCTATTGTTTTTGCTGATGTTAAAGCATTGAGTAGTATTAATGGTATAGGATCTAAAAAGGCTGAAATGCTGATTATGCAACTTAAAGATAAAGTTGATAAAATTTCCTATTCCAAAGATAAAGATGTTGCGATTACAAAGTTAAAAGAAGTTTCTGATGTTTTAACCTCTTTAAATTATTCAAAACCTGAAATTTCTATTGCTTTAGATTCTATAAAAAAAGATCCTAATTTCTCTAATTTTACTTTTGACGAGCTGTTGCGAAAATCTTTATCTACTTTGGTAAAAAAATATTGA
- a CDS encoding Jag N-terminal domain-containing protein, with the protein MKSIIEEASSISKAIENGWLKAGKPKEFSVKIFEEPKKNFFGITIKSAKIGIFFSDNKVHQEVKREKPVIINKQQPKSSVQIKEQEQLEQKNSNSNLEKLDKKETKKHNSEKPSQSIWTQQMMGTITNWLEQVLSDINDKQEDKINFSITQDNFHLKIYFQNPIFLDKTKEKQLFSSLSTLMLQMLKKQYRRPLKGYRIIFVGF; encoded by the coding sequence ATGAAATCTATTATAGAAGAAGCTTCCTCTATATCAAAAGCTATAGAAAACGGGTGGTTAAAAGCAGGCAAACCCAAAGAATTTTCAGTGAAAATATTTGAAGAGCCCAAGAAAAACTTCTTTGGCATAACTATAAAATCAGCTAAAATTGGTATCTTCTTTAGCGATAATAAAGTACATCAGGAAGTAAAGAGAGAAAAACCTGTAATTATAAACAAGCAACAACCAAAATCGTCTGTTCAAATTAAAGAACAAGAACAATTAGAACAAAAAAATAGTAACAGTAATCTTGAAAAATTAGATAAAAAAGAAACAAAGAAACATAACTCAGAAAAACCAAGCCAATCTATATGGACCCAACAAATGATGGGCACAATCACAAATTGGCTCGAACAAGTATTATCAGATATTAATGACAAACAAGAAGATAAGATTAATTTTTCGATTACTCAAGACAATTTTCATCTAAAAATATACTTCCAAAATCCTATTTTTTTAGACAAAACTAAAGAGAAACAATTATTTTCAAGTCTATCGACTTTAATGTTACAAATGCTCAAGAAACAATACAGAAGACCTCTAAAAGGATATAGAATTATATTTGTTGGTTTTTAA
- the mnmE gene encoding tRNA uridine-5-carboxymethylaminomethyl(34) synthesis GTPase MnmE → MLTRDQETIIAQCTPNGKGAIALVRLCGSNVREVVSKISYLPNNNIENLSSGTVNFGFVIDDQNNKIDQVMFIIMDGPKTFTGQNTIEITCHNNPFIIQKIISQAVKHGARLAQEGEFTKRAFLNDKIDLIQAEAINELIHANTQLALKKSLSQLQGSFSNWIYKLEKELIRTLAWSQATFEFLDEEVNFNQQIKDHLLKLVKDIKILKKTFDEQQQIRQGIRIALIGSVNAGKSSIFNNLLNQKRAIVTNIAGTTRDAIESGIYLNGNYCTLIDTAGLRQTDDIIEQEGIKKSFEEAAKADIILLIFDQSREINQEEEKVYKELLNQYSKKIILIANKIDLENKTSLNRIFDVHKPIKISSNTKENFNTLEQNIELKILELFSSIESPFLLNKRHFNNLINIENQINTVIEMFNNDMVHHELVAYHLNNIIETISDLTGKTVSEAGLDMVFKEFCVGK, encoded by the coding sequence ATGTTAACAAGAGATCAAGAAACAATAATTGCTCAATGCACTCCAAATGGCAAAGGCGCTATAGCTTTAGTAAGACTTTGTGGATCAAACGTACGAGAAGTGGTATCTAAAATATCTTACTTACCGAATAATAACATAGAAAATTTGTCATCTGGAACTGTAAATTTTGGCTTTGTAATCGATGACCAAAACAATAAAATAGATCAAGTTATGTTCATAATAATGGATGGTCCAAAAACTTTTACAGGACAAAATACCATAGAAATAACTTGTCATAATAATCCTTTTATAATTCAAAAGATAATATCTCAAGCCGTAAAGCATGGAGCTCGATTAGCACAAGAAGGCGAATTCACTAAAAGAGCATTTTTAAATGACAAAATCGATCTAATCCAAGCTGAAGCTATCAATGAGCTCATTCATGCCAATACACAGCTAGCCTTAAAAAAATCTTTATCACAATTACAAGGTAGTTTCTCCAATTGGATTTATAAACTAGAAAAAGAACTCATAAGAACTCTGGCATGGAGCCAAGCAACATTTGAATTTCTAGATGAAGAAGTAAATTTCAATCAACAGATAAAAGACCATTTATTAAAATTAGTCAAAGATATAAAAATTTTAAAAAAGACTTTTGATGAACAACAACAAATTCGACAAGGTATACGTATCGCTTTAATCGGTTCTGTCAATGCTGGAAAATCATCTATATTTAACAACTTACTTAATCAAAAAAGAGCAATTGTTACAAATATAGCAGGCACTACTCGAGATGCAATAGAATCAGGAATATATCTAAATGGCAATTATTGTACTTTAATAGATACTGCTGGATTGCGTCAAACAGATGATATTATAGAGCAAGAAGGAATAAAAAAATCCTTTGAAGAAGCTGCAAAAGCAGATATTATCCTTCTAATATTTGATCAATCAAGAGAAATAAATCAAGAAGAAGAAAAAGTTTATAAAGAACTTCTTAATCAATATTCAAAAAAGATCATATTGATTGCAAACAAAATCGACTTAGAAAATAAAACTTCGTTAAATAGAATTTTTGACGTTCATAAGCCCATAAAGATTTCTAGTAATACAAAAGAAAACTTTAATACTCTAGAACAAAATATAGAACTTAAAATTTTAGAATTATTTAGTTCTATAGAATCACCATTTTTACTCAACAAGAGACATTTCAATAATTTGATTAATATTGAAAATCAAATTAATACAGTTATAGAGATGTTTAATAATGATATGGTTCATCATGAACTAGTTGCCTATCATTTAAATAATATTATCGAAACTATATCTGATCTTACAGGTAAAACTGTAAGCGAAGCTGGTCTTGATATGGTATTTAAAGAATTTTGCGTAGGTAAATAA
- a CDS encoding ankyrin repeat domain-containing protein: MKFIIKSLIITILLVSNISLSMRIDNDQSYSPINHALLMFVKNNNINSTLKALELGADINAQNTFGKTALMLACQSGNLDLISLLLQQNPDLTIQDAYNKTALDYATQSPNFSQIKETFSNHLNSKKTSLAQVESIEEDGGFKLIDDEEEIDTDSDNDKENFQTVEQNQSYIEAQDINTLFALLDDEQISLSESETESKTEAIENKAELEREFYDLTNDYETKKRQPKIFEFLGNFSKKENNFLTCDFKNCKFKTKYTIRLTKHTKEVHNTCTYPSCAKTFTSKSKLDLHIKRIHKKSNSPERFTCDRCGFSSRRSNSLENHKIKKHIM; this comes from the coding sequence ATGAAATTTATAATAAAATCATTAATCATTACTATACTTTTAGTAAGTAATATATCATTGTCAATGAGAATCGATAATGATCAATCATATTCACCTATTAATCATGCTTTATTAATGTTTGTTAAAAATAATAATATTAACAGCACTCTTAAAGCCTTAGAATTAGGTGCTGATATCAACGCTCAAAATACTTTTGGCAAAACCGCTTTAATGCTTGCTTGTCAAAGTGGCAATTTAGATCTTATCTCTCTTTTATTACAACAAAATCCTGATTTAACTATTCAAGATGCTTATAATAAAACCGCTCTTGATTATGCTACCCAAAGCCCTAATTTTTCTCAAATAAAAGAAACTTTTAGCAATCATTTAAATAGTAAAAAAACAAGCCTTGCTCAAGTAGAATCTATTGAAGAAGATGGAGGATTTAAACTTATAGATGATGAAGAAGAAATTGACACTGATTCGGATAACGACAAAGAAAATTTTCAAACTGTAGAGCAAAATCAATCTTATATAGAAGCCCAAGATATTAATACTTTATTTGCACTTTTAGATGATGAACAAATATCTTTATCTGAAAGTGAAACAGAATCAAAAACAGAAGCTATTGAAAATAAAGCTGAGTTAGAACGCGAATTTTATGATCTTACTAATGATTATGAAACTAAAAAAAGACAACCTAAAATTTTTGAATTCTTAGGTAATTTTAGTAAAAAAGAAAACAATTTTCTTACATGTGACTTTAAAAATTGTAAATTTAAAACAAAATATACAATACGTTTAACCAAACACACAAAAGAAGTTCATAACACATGCACATATCCTAGCTGTGCAAAAACTTTTACCAGTAAATCAAAATTGGATTTACACATTAAAAGAATTCATAAAAAAAGCAACTCCCCTGAGCGATTTACATGTGATAGATGTGGATTTAGCTCAAGAAGATCTAATAGTTTAGAGAATCATAAAATAAAAAAACATATAATGTAA
- a CDS encoding HD domain-containing protein encodes MFSKFKISIYFVLILLFNLGFSLDKPDHIIVDTVYGTEMISDPVIIDLINNYYFQRLKRVNQYGVDFYIYKPEEYTRYDHSLGVFLLSRKYGASLKEQVASLLHDVSHTAFSHVADFLFNKADSKDSYQDDIHYEFIKNTSLKEVLKKHGFKIKDIVHKSKSFRRLEADIPDICADRLEYNLYGGLLEGLINKNDINSILENLKFEDGQWFFINSYYARKFADITIYLTKYRWGSHDNAVRNTLFANVLKTAVEIKLIDFKDISYGFDDEIWSKLLLCDDPFIKKGIDKLVNFKNSFVVNRENFDLFLKPKCRAVDPLVKIGNKLIRLSSIDQEFKTRLDYLKDLLSQGLCIKFI; translated from the coding sequence ATGTTTAGTAAATTTAAAATATCAATCTATTTTGTTCTTATTCTTTTATTTAATTTAGGGTTTTCCCTTGATAAACCTGATCATATAATTGTTGATACTGTTTATGGTACAGAAATGATTTCGGATCCGGTTATTATTGATTTAATTAATAATTATTATTTTCAAAGATTAAAAAGAGTAAACCAGTATGGAGTTGATTTTTATATTTATAAGCCTGAAGAATATACAAGATATGATCATTCTTTAGGAGTGTTCTTGCTTTCAAGAAAGTATGGAGCTTCACTTAAAGAGCAAGTTGCTAGTTTATTACATGATGTATCTCACACAGCTTTTTCTCATGTGGCAGATTTTTTATTTAATAAAGCTGATTCTAAAGATTCATACCAGGATGACATTCATTACGAATTTATAAAAAATACTAGCTTAAAAGAAGTTTTAAAAAAACATGGATTTAAGATTAAAGATATAGTACATAAAAGTAAAAGCTTCAGACGGCTAGAGGCTGATATACCTGATATATGTGCTGATCGTCTTGAATATAATCTTTATGGAGGCCTTTTAGAAGGGTTAATTAATAAAAATGATATTAATTCTATACTTGAAAATTTAAAATTTGAAGATGGACAATGGTTTTTTATAAATAGTTATTATGCAAGAAAATTTGCTGATATTACAATCTATTTAACTAAATATAGGTGGGGCTCTCACGATAATGCTGTACGAAATACTTTATTTGCTAATGTTTTAAAAACAGCGGTAGAAATTAAGCTTATAGACTTTAAAGATATTTCTTATGGGTTTGATGATGAGATTTGGTCTAAACTGCTATTATGTGATGATCCTTTTATCAAAAAAGGCATTGATAAACTAGTAAATTTTAAGAATAGCTTTGTAGTAAATAGAGAAAATTTTGATTTATTTTTAAAACCTAAATGTCGAGCTGTAGATCCTTTAGTAAAAATTGGTAATAAATTAATACGCTTAAGTTCTATAGATCAAGAATTTAAAACAAGATTAGATTATCTGAAAGATTTGTTATCTCAAGGTCTTTGTATAAAATTTATTTAA
- a CDS encoding OmpA family protein: protein MNKKFLFLLIALPTIPACFWRRSPVNNCIVSEPAPVEIVEPCNDYKYNAEVQSYQPSCQDTQYVNLAPETQCFDNLVEADEYEYEPLVAESHDLGYLYQDEDDCDEYEYEYADEDDYENAPIENVEYKADYGDDYEPQYANQEDAQDLDYTQTEEELENDYEQDQDNNDHEEEFENDEQEDSDEDDDLELGDLAELEEPGFKEIIFNFNEKEIKNDQEEMLKNNLGKIKQLALSGHKIVVEGHANQTPDSEDNNLTISRQRAESVANYLVQNGIDQEDIQILAHGSKMPLIEENGIEGQSLNSRVEIYSYKEA, encoded by the coding sequence ATGAATAAAAAATTTTTATTTCTATTAATTGCATTACCGACTATTCCTGCTTGTTTCTGGAGAAGAAGTCCAGTAAATAATTGTATAGTTAGTGAACCTGCACCTGTGGAAATTGTAGAACCCTGTAACGATTATAAATATAATGCGGAAGTTCAATCTTATCAACCAAGCTGTCAAGATACTCAATATGTAAATTTAGCACCTGAGACTCAATGCTTTGATAATTTAGTTGAAGCTGATGAATATGAATATGAGCCTTTAGTTGCTGAAAGTCATGATTTAGGATATTTATATCAAGATGAAGATGACTGTGATGAATATGAATATGAGTATGCTGATGAAGATGATTATGAAAATGCTCCTATTGAAAATGTAGAATATAAAGCTGATTATGGCGATGATTATGAGCCACAATATGCAAATCAAGAAGATGCTCAAGATTTAGATTATACTCAAACAGAAGAAGAGCTTGAAAACGATTATGAGCAAGATCAAGATAATAATGATCATGAAGAAGAGTTTGAAAATGATGAACAAGAAGATAGTGATGAAGATGATGATTTAGAATTAGGAGATCTTGCTGAATTAGAAGAGCCTGGATTTAAAGAAATTATTTTTAATTTTAACGAAAAAGAAATTAAAAATGATCAAGAGGAAATGTTAAAAAATAATTTAGGTAAGATTAAACAGCTTGCTCTTTCAGGACATAAGATAGTAGTTGAAGGCCATGCTAATCAAACCCCTGATTCAGAAGATAATAATTTGACCATTTCTCGTCAAAGAGCTGAATCTGTTGCTAATTATTTAGTTCAGAACGGAATTGACCAGGAAGATATTCAAATATTGGCTCATGGTAGCAAAATGCCTTTAATTGAAGAAAATGGTATAGAAGGTCAATCACTTAACAGCCGCGTTGAGATCTATTCTTATAAAGAAGCATAG
- a CDS encoding Rne/Rng family ribonuclease, whose amino-acid sequence MKKILINEDTWQTRVAITQDDELQNIYFWSKNIEPLERSFFKGIITKVLPGIQTAFVDIGQERAGFLHISEIDRDLSIKKMELNEHLENIDDEEEQKPEQYQQPDISKILKEGETILVQVSKEPVYEKGAKLTTCFTLPGRFLVLMPNIPRIGISKKIESKDERQRLKEILLNNLPKSMGVIIRTTSEFKNESEILQDLNYLIENWNIIQRKFKEANPKEKIYQDLDLSLQVVRDYLDNDVESVITDNKDAQTRIYKFVKQIAPEYTHKIKYYEGPPSLFEKYNIEKQIEQALEKKVYLKSGGSIVIETTEAMTVVDVNTGRYTGQSNLEETILKTNIEASEEITRQLRLRNIGGLIVIDFIDMSNHANKQKLFRHFEKALKEKDKFQSVLLKISEFGLVQMTRKRSGKTLIQQLTNQCSNCHGLGFTKSIQNESFAILRKIKEELEKRKPGTNILLTLHPSIFHYITNNEYNSILQLEKNYKSKITLISKDLNGIEAYKLEYLK is encoded by the coding sequence ATGAAAAAAATTTTAATAAATGAAGACACATGGCAAACCAGGGTTGCCATAACACAAGATGATGAGCTTCAAAACATATACTTTTGGTCTAAGAATATAGAACCACTTGAAAGAAGCTTTTTCAAAGGTATAATAACTAAAGTTCTTCCAGGAATACAAACAGCATTCGTTGACATAGGCCAAGAAAGAGCGGGATTCTTACACATATCAGAAATAGATAGGGATCTCTCAATTAAAAAAATGGAATTAAATGAGCACCTTGAAAATATCGATGATGAAGAAGAACAAAAACCAGAACAATATCAACAACCTGATATAAGCAAAATACTAAAAGAAGGCGAAACTATATTAGTACAAGTCAGTAAAGAACCTGTTTATGAAAAAGGCGCTAAGCTTACCACTTGCTTTACTTTGCCAGGACGCTTTCTAGTCTTAATGCCAAATATACCACGTATTGGTATATCAAAAAAAATCGAATCAAAAGACGAAAGACAAAGATTAAAAGAGATTCTTCTTAATAATTTACCAAAATCTATGGGCGTCATAATAAGAACTACATCAGAATTTAAAAACGAAAGTGAAATTTTACAGGATTTAAATTATTTAATAGAAAATTGGAACATCATTCAAAGAAAATTTAAAGAAGCAAATCCTAAAGAAAAAATTTATCAAGATTTAGATTTATCTCTTCAAGTAGTGAGAGATTATTTAGATAATGACGTAGAATCGGTTATAACCGATAATAAAGATGCACAAACCAGAATATATAAATTCGTTAAACAAATTGCTCCAGAATATACTCATAAAATAAAATATTATGAAGGTCCTCCAAGCTTATTTGAAAAATATAATATTGAAAAGCAAATAGAACAAGCACTTGAAAAGAAAGTATATTTAAAATCAGGCGGCTCAATAGTAATAGAAACTACTGAAGCAATGACAGTTGTGGACGTTAATACCGGTAGATATACAGGACAATCGAACTTAGAAGAAACAATATTGAAAACTAATATCGAAGCATCTGAAGAAATTACAAGACAACTAAGATTAAGAAATATAGGCGGTCTTATCGTAATTGACTTTATCGATATGTCTAACCATGCAAACAAACAAAAACTATTCAGACATTTTGAAAAGGCTCTTAAAGAAAAAGATAAGTTTCAATCGGTTTTACTCAAAATATCAGAATTCGGACTTGTTCAAATGACACGTAAAAGATCAGGCAAAACACTTATACAGCAATTAACTAATCAATGCTCAAATTGTCACGGTCTTGGCTTTACTAAATCAATACAAAATGAATCTTTTGCTATTTTAAGAAAAATAAAAGAAGAACTAGAAAAAAGAAAACCAGGAACTAATATATTACTTACTTTACATCCTTCGATATTTCATTATATCACTAATAATGAATATAATTCGATTCTACAACTTGAAAAAAATTATAAATCAAAAATAACGTTAATATCAAAAGATCTAAATGGAATAGAGGCTTATAAGCTAGAGTATTTAAAGTAA
- a CDS encoding ParA family protein encodes MRKIAIINQKGGSGKTTTSVNLSAALAHLGKKVLLIDLDPQASATSWLGAPTTEKDLVKVILENVNINNIIKDSYHENIKLVASSSWLITLEKQLFNEVGAETILKQRLEVLDYNKWDYVIIDCPPTLGLITINILNACSEVIVPVESRVMALAGLVQLMQTIDVVKSRLNSNLKIAGVVACRVDLRTKHSKEVLDELKNKFSRLVYNTIIRENIRLSEAPSFCKTILEYDHLSNGAKDYVELAKEVINQENILFTSQNNKNSNLNISI; translated from the coding sequence ATGAGAAAGATTGCAATTATTAATCAAAAAGGTGGTAGCGGAAAAACTACAACTTCTGTGAATCTGTCAGCAGCTTTAGCGCATTTAGGTAAAAAAGTACTTTTAATAGATTTAGATCCTCAAGCATCCGCTACTTCTTGGCTAGGTGCTCCTACTACCGAAAAAGATTTAGTCAAAGTTATTCTTGAGAATGTAAATATAAATAATATTATAAAAGATAGTTATCATGAAAATATAAAACTGGTAGCTTCTTCTTCATGGCTTATTACTCTTGAAAAGCAGCTATTTAATGAAGTAGGTGCAGAAACGATATTAAAACAAAGATTAGAAGTTTTAGATTACAATAAATGGGATTATGTAATTATAGATTGTCCTCCTACCTTAGGTTTGATTACTATTAATATATTAAATGCTTGTTCTGAGGTCATAGTACCTGTTGAGTCAAGAGTTATGGCTCTTGCTGGATTAGTTCAACTAATGCAGACAATAGATGTTGTAAAATCAAGATTAAATAGCAACCTAAAAATCGCAGGAGTTGTTGCTTGCCGTGTTGATTTAAGAACTAAACATTCAAAAGAAGTTCTTGATGAACTTAAAAATAAATTTAGTAGATTAGTTTATAATACTATTATTAGAGAGAACATAAGATTATCTGAAGCTCCTTCTTTTTGTAAAACTATACTTGAATATGATCATCTTTCAAATGGAGCTAAAGATTATGTAGAACTGGCAAAAGAAGTAATAAATCAAGAAAATATTTTATTTACATCTCAAAACAATAAAAATAGTAATCTTAATATAAGTATTTAG
- a CDS encoding ankyrin repeat domain-containing protein gives MKKPIILIIINTLLIFSRLFSMQSADVIRDYLNLSLSDIINILIKNQTSDINLLNFLDLILIKSIQESNIKILKYMIKDLKLDIDKLYYDFTPLMIASLEGSDEIVEKLLEWGANPNVQNSLGDTALIYAVQNRDSLITALLLKNKKVDKNLQNKEDKIALAYATSFPEIKYLFNYYKCNK, from the coding sequence ATGAAAAAACCTATAATATTGATTATAATAAATACTTTGCTAATATTTTCCAGACTTTTTTCTATGCAATCTGCTGATGTTATTAGGGATTATTTGAATTTAAGTTTATCTGATATAATTAATATTTTAATAAAAAATCAAACCTCAGATATAAATTTATTAAATTTTTTAGATCTTATTCTAATTAAATCTATACAAGAATCTAATATAAAGATTTTAAAATATATGATAAAAGATCTGAAATTAGATATTGATAAATTATATTATGATTTTACTCCTTTAATGATTGCCTCTTTAGAAGGTAGCGACGAAATAGTAGAAAAGCTTCTTGAGTGGGGAGCTAATCCTAATGTGCAGAATAGCTTAGGAGATACTGCTTTAATTTATGCTGTTCAAAATCGGGATTCTTTAATAACTGCTTTACTATTAAAAAACAAAAAAGTAGATAAAAATCTTCAAAATAAAGAAGATAAAATTGCTTTAGCTTATGCTACTTCTTTTCCTGAAATAAAGTATTTATTCAATTACTATAAATGCAATAAATAA